In Dasypus novemcinctus isolate mDasNov1 chromosome 8, mDasNov1.1.hap2, whole genome shotgun sequence, the genomic stretch GATGAATGCTTACTTTCTTTGGCACCCACTTAGCCATGCTAAGTGTTTGCTCTTGTCCCAGTGAAGTCCTGTAGCCTCCAGCACCCACCTGATCTGTGGGTCTGAAAGCTGCTTGGATCGTAGTAGTTTGATGCTCTAAGAGTGAGGAGTTGGGGTGCGCTTTGCAAGGATCTGGTCCTAACAATTAGCACTTAGTTCTAATGCTAAGTGTGTGAACCCCACGGGGCGTGTGTGGACAGAGAGGTAAGATGGTCAGAACGGAAACGGGGTAGTAACTAATGGATGAGATGGTCTGAGGGCTTGTCCAAGACTTCGTAGTTCGCTTTCTTTGGTGCTTTGCCCTTTGAGAGTCCAGGAACTCCAAGACGACAGTGGAGCCAACCCTCCAGAATGTTCCGCAGTGTACTGGAGCTCTGTGGGAGTCCTGGCACCAAGTTAGACTTCCGTGCCCTCCCGAATGGTTCTGGTTTCGGGCTCAGTGCCGATACCCTGCTCCACGTTATCCAGAGCAGCGGCAGCCGACTCAGGCACGACCAGGTAGACGTGGGAGATTGCGACGAAACCTTCCCCTCGTCTCCTGGGAGGTGATGACCTCATAAATGTGTAGGAAGGTCCTGTCGCCTCGACGTGTGGCCCTCCTCTGTGGGTGAGTGCTCACTATATGTAAAAATACACAGAAGGACTTTCCTTTTGACGTTTCTGCCCTTTCCACGTTGCAAGGCCCAAGAGGGAATGCTCGGGAGGTAACAGCAAACCAGAAGATGAAAGCTAAAGCAGCAAGAACACCTTAAAAATGggcctgctttatttttttcttggggACTAAAGTATGGATAATCCGCAGTTTTAGTAACTCTCTGCTCTGAAGTCAGTGTTTATCTCAATGGCGATAAGCAATATAGATAATATTTTTTTGCATGAGAATCAATTTAGGAAATTGAAAATATGGGGGAAGCTCaaagtttttcttttccataaaatTCAAACTATGGATTTTTAAACTCAGATTACAGGATCACTTGCAGTGGAAGAGTGCCCGTGAAAAACGGGCACTCCTTTTTAGCCATgaaagcagatttgaaatgcaGCCGAAGGCAGCGGCTTTCCATTTCTCCCATCTCCTCCGTTTGTAAGGCGTGACAGAGCTGACACGCGTGATCTCATCACTCCTTTCAAGTGAAGCGGTATTACCGTGTCCTCACTTCTCaggcggggaaactgaggctccgacTGGCGCCGCGCTTGCCGCACTCGCCAAAGGCCACGGGGTCTGCGCACAGCGGAGCTGGGATCCGCTCCTCCGCGAATTCAGCCTGTCGCCAACTCCTGCCTCGGGCCCACCTGGCCTTGGATCCCAGGACTTGGGGACAAGCGCGGGACCTCCTCCCCGCCCAGCTTGGGTCCCGCTCCTTCCGGGGGTTTGGGGGCCCCCGTGTCTGCCCGCGCGAAGGGCGCGAGCGGAGCGCCCCTCGGCCGTGGGGCACGTGGCTTTGCGCTCGCCGGGCCCGGCGCACCCTGCTGCTCCCCGGGCCGTCGCCCCGCGCAGCCAGACCTCCAGGTCTGCGGGGAGCGCGAGTGGTGAGACCAGAGCCCCCAAATGGTCTCTCTCTGCTCTTACCCCGGagacccctccccacctctctccccagggccagcACCCACGGGTCAATTCAGGCTGGTGGAAAACGCCGTCTTAGTCCTGCTGAGCTGCGCCGGGGTCCCGCTGGGGTATCCATAACTGGGTTAAATTGGCTGCGATTGCTCCCTTTCAAGCTACCCCAGTGGCTCAGGGCGGAGCAGCGTGATAAACCGCAGTTCCAACAGCTCTCAACGTGACGCCTTCGCTGAAGTCACTCCCCCCACCGTTtcagctggttttttttttggttggtttgGTTTGAGGTTTTTTTGCTTTCTATATTTGAGGGGCCAGATGCTGGGCTTCTGCGCAGCCTTTGGATCGTGTAATTCGTTTGAGCAACTATTGTGGTTGGGGCCTTCTTAGGTGTTGGGGTACATAATCCTTGAGGATCTCCCCCTGGAGGTCAATTCCAGATGAAGGTAGAAAGCGGTCAGCCATTGGGAGGAAGTAAAGGACTGGACCAGAAAGGAGGACAAGCCCAGGGGACGAAGAGGGGCCTGGGCAACGCTGttttatgcccccccccccccgccacccccctgGAGGGCTCCGTACTCAGAGCCACCATCAGCACGTGGCCCCCTCTGTGCCCTGTCCTGGGGTCCCTAAGACGTGGCCCCCCCCTCCCAGAATGGGACGCCTTGTTCTGGGGAGCCTGGGAGTCATGCTTTAACACAGAGGTCCTGCGGGGCGCatgtcgctcagtggttgagcatctgctgcCCTTGTACGAGGCCCCGGTTCAATgcttggtgcttcctaaaaaaaaaaaatggggaactAAGGTCCTGGTCCTACTTTCCCCTGAATCTGTCCTCATGTGTGTCCACATCAGGGTCACACGCTGCCCTCCTGGTGGGGTTTGGGGGTAGAGGCATCTGAGCACAGGGCCCCCGCGGCAGGTCAGACAGGCTAGTAAGCCTCTTGGTTCTGCCTCGAGCGAGCGTGTCTGCGCCCCGGGGTGGCCCCTGCCAGCACAGCGGCACAGCGGCCCCCGTCGTGAGAGCGTGCTGGGAGGGTCGGGGCTGCGTGTGAAGGCTGAAGCCTCCGTGATTCTTCATTCCATGAAGGCACACTCAGGTTCTCCATCATTGGCTGAACGGTTGGCTTGGGTTCCAAACGTTGACCTTCCTGAAAATGGAAGGTcaactgtgggaagatggcaaatgGGAACTGCAGGATTCAGACAAAGCTTTGAATTGGGTTTCAGAATAATCACCTGGTCCTGTCGTGGAGCCTTTaaagttgggggaaaaacatactCCTGGAACATATTGCCAATCTAGGACTGCTGTATAGGATAACCAGGAAAGGAGCTTCACAGAGTAACCCAGTTGGAGGAGTCCCCActtttcagaagaggaaactgaagtcAGGAGTCTTCCTggagggagcggaggtggctcaagtgccTGAGCTCCCGCCttgcacatgggaggtctcaggctcagttcccagtgcctcctgataaaacaaaaacaaaacaacaagccaacaaatgaaaaaaaacaattcaggggagccgatgtggctcagtggttgagcaccgccTCCCCATATGCAAGgttccagtttcaatccccacccccggtacctcaaaaaaaaaaaaaacctctcttgCTTGAGGGTGGACGTTCACTGAATGAACCTAGAAACAAAGTGCAGGACTTACTAAGGGCCATCAAGGCTTACACAGGAAGCTCCGTCCCTGTGGAAAATGTCATATAGTTCCTCCCTCTTTGATTTGTGTTTGTGCTCCATCTCAAAATGCTTACAGCTGTGTGTCTGTTTCCTCTTAGTTTGGGTTCCTTcagaagcagagcctgagacAAGGATTTGAGAGCATGTCGTTTATTTGGGGGATGCTCCCAGCAGTAGGGAAAGGAAGGCAGCCCATGAAGAGAGCACGATCAGGGCTGCCACCACAGTGTGGGCACTGGAGCTCAGTCCACTGGGGGACTCTTGAGGCAGTGCTCTACTGTCTCGGGTAATTTATACACCAAGCCCACCACTGACTGAGGGCTGTTTCCAGGGACTACAATACCCTAGAATTCCAGCTTGCCCCGTACACACCTGGGCACACAAGCAGCGACAGGTGTTTCTAATATATGCACTTGGCTTGGGAGGCGTGCATCAGAACCCCAGGCACGCCTGTTCCAGGGTCCCACTTCAGCTCTACTGAGTCTGAACAGCTGAGGGGGTGGTGGGCCCGGGAATTTGTATTTCAAATCAATTGTGAGGTGCTGTTTGTGCTGCTGGCTGGGAGCCTCCGCTTGGAGAACCACTGACATAGATGAGCTGCCAGTCCTCACCTGTCTCTCATTGACGGTAGTGCCCCCTTTAATTTATGATGATATTTTCATCCACTTGGTGTCCTGTATCCCAGGGGCCATGCTGTGCACTTAAAAGTGGAAGATTAATAAGCATTTATAACTCTAGGCGATCATTGCTGGCAGATAAAATACCATCTGCcaaccacaatttatttataatgggatttatacatatttataagtTTGCAAGCAACAAATGCACAGTTTTAAAACTGGCACCTTTTATAGCCGTCAGGAAAATTGCAACTTTATACCAGGACTTGTGAATGTCAATcgcatttgtgtgtgtgcgtatatatatatatatatatatatacttttattaaAGTGGATGTGCATCGCTCTATATGTAGACATATGTAGATTGGCTGGGGGCGTGTGCATCCTGGGATTCCTCATCAGGATCTAGCTTCTTTAAAATTGACAAGGACAACTAAAAAGTGGAGCACAGATCTCAAGAGTTTGGGGAGCAAGCAGGTCCTGGCATTTTGCAGATGCTACAGGATCCGGTAGATAAGATACAGGAGTCCATTATGGGAAATTATAGTGGGACAAGAAGGGAGATAAGCCACAGAAGGACAGGGCCGAAGGACagagggggaaaaggtaaaaaggGAAGGTGGGCCCAAATGCATTCAGACGAAATCATGTATGAATCCAGCAGTGCACAGCTCAACGCGACACTCACCTTATCTATCAAAAGAGGAATGTGCCTGCAGAGGTGAGGCTGGAAAGCACCGTGGGCGATCGCCCCCATCATGGCGTGTTCTGGACCTCCCTGCTGCACGGCCACATCACGGCTGACACTGGCCACAGGTCTTCCTCTCGGCCTTCCTTGTACTTGAGTTCATCCACTCAGCAAGTATCTACGAGCCCCTAGGCAGCACGCACTGTGGGAGGTGTAGGGGACAGAGACACAGCCCCCGTGGTTTCTGCCTGCCTGCGTTTATAATCTAGCGGGAAGAAGCGCGCGCGAGTGTTGGAGTGTGCGAAGTGTTTCAGTGGTGGCTAGataccgggggggggggggggggggggggggggggggggaacccaGGTCCGCCTGGGGAGTCAGGAAGTCTTTGCAGAGTCGGCAGTGCCTGTTGAGTGTTAGGAGAGGTCCCTGGAGGCGGGGCAGGCTGCAGGAGGAGGTCAAGGGCACCACTGGGAGTGGGGGAATCGCCAGGACTAGAGGGGGCAATGCTGGAGGGAGGGGCGGCTGCTGCAGCACCGCTTCTTTCCCCTTCCTACTTTCACAGACACTCTGCCTGAATCCTgaggcccccagtgcttgtggctGCTTCCCCCGCGGGGAGAGCCACGCTCAGTGGAGGGAGGGCTGCAGGGACACCCCCTGCCACCCTGAGTTTCCCTCGTGTTGCTCTACCTGGTATTGCTGTAGGTAGAAAAATATGCATACGGGAAGTAAACGCTGCGGTCTTTCACTTTTGAGGTAACTCATTCACGCTCATCTAGGAGCTTTTTACCACATCCAGTTTCTAACCATCAAAACCTAGCGGCCATTAACAAAGCAGAAATTAACGGGCAAGTCCCGTCTGTGAACACTGAATTACTTTTTTGGGGTAACAGCTATGTGTTGGTTGCAAGTGGAATGTTCTCTGTTCACTTGACTTTTGAATATAACTTGTTTCagaataaatattgtaaaatTAAGTAAACGAATATTTCTTTGTACTCAGAATTAAACAAGAATTAAAGCCAAGGATTAGGAGATGACTCCATGTAAATTTAACATGTAATAATAcattatttattactttttaaaaagcatttggaTGGTAAATTATGCATCTTGATAAATGAATATCATTTGAAAATACcgtggtttttttccccattcatttttgtgaaacacaaaaaagaattatTGTAAAGTTCTCTGTCTTGGCTTATTGCCAGTTCACCACTTTCTACTTTGCTTTTGGAACAGAATTGGCTTTTTGGACGTTCTTGAGGAGTGGAAATACAAAACGGATTTGAAGGGGAGcaggcatagctcagtggttgagcgcctgcttcccgtgtacaaggtcctgggttcaatccctggtacctcccaaaaacaaaacaaaacaaaaaaaacagattcgaagttttctaatttataaaaacttACTAAACCCTAAGCTTTGAGCCGTTTTGGAGAGGTAGCAAAACAATTGGTGAGGAGAATTGGCTTAAGTTTCCTCTTCACCTTTAAGGAATCCATTTCCCTCCTTCAGGAACTGATGTGATTTCCAATCATTATCCCTTCACAGTGCATCTAATGCAGTGCTCTGCTTCTGGGATAGCCCAGTGGAGAGGCCCTCCCAAGTGTCACCACTGTATCCCAAGGGTGGAAGATGACACACTTTAGGTAATGCTGCACTTCTCCTTAAAATTGGTTATTGGAAAATGTGCCTTTATTATCGGAATAATGGCTTGTGCATTTCTGATTATGTAGCAACCCTTTGGATCTTTGACTTAGATACTAAAAACATTTGGGTATTGAGGTTTTGCACTTGTAGATTCAATTTAAAAGCATGGAATTGCTCATTTAATTATTCTAAGTTTTCTATGAAATACACCTTGTTAAATTTCTGGGAAAAGCATCATGACCAGGCTCAAAGGGTTGAGAGAAACCgttgttttctaaattgtttaaTTGTGTAAACGACTGTAGCTGTAAGTCTGTTGGCAATAAAGAATATTGTGAAAAATCTCTTTGATTTGGATGAGACATCTTGTATGGTTTCGCAAAAGAGAGGCCAAGTTCGGAGAGTTCAAAACTTTTCCAGAGAAAGTGGATATTCTCATTTATTCCTCAGGAACACTCCTCAAGGAAACAATCACAATGAAACCTTATGCCACCTGCCAAGGGTGTGAAGAGAAGATAGCGACTGGGCAGAAGCATTCACTAAGGGAGATTTATATTCAATGATGTGAAGCAGCTTCTGGTTGGGTCTTGGACAGAATCAAAGACACACAGTGCAGGAAGGATTTCTTCATGAGTTGGGACAAGTGTTAAGTAGAACGCTGGCCTCTTTTTTACGTAGAACATAGGATGAGAGGCTAAAACTTACCATGTGCAAAGAAGAAGGCTAAGGTAGAGAGGCCGATTCCCACCCGTTCTGTCCTGGTACActagataaacaaataaataatggcaaACAGAAGAAATGTTGCGTCCCTCACCACGACTCTTACAATTTCCCCCCAATCCCACAAAcagcccactgacctttctcaaCAGCATGGCTTGTCAAAATCAGCTATATTAAAACACCATCTATGAGAGTGGGGGAGTTTGGGGGGAGCAAAGGTTATTTGGGGTTCTAAAATTGGTCTAGTCCCTGAAATGCTGAGAAACACCGTACCGATGACAGGCAAGCCTGCCAAACTGCACTACACAGGTGGCCTTCGAGATAACAATCCAGCAACAAGAATTCCCAAAAACAGGTTTAAGGCTTTTCCGGTctgttattgtttatttttaacgaACATTTATTGGAAATACTCAAAGTTACTAACAGAAATGGGATTTAATGCATaacttctctgtgtgtgtgtgtactggaGACACTCAACTTCTGAATCATCTCAGGCCAACTAGTTTGAAGGTGCATACTTGTACCAAAGCTTAtttttagtcatttatttatttatttatttatttttgcgtACATCAAATGAACAGAGTTACCTTTTTGGTGGATTTTTAATTCAGATGGCtgaaacattttgtgttatctcaAAGAAGCCTCACATCACCCCACAAATATTGATACCTCCTCGTGGCAACAGTGGACGGGGCTCCCTGGAAGCCAGTCGATGAAAGCTGGCATCCTGAGATACTGGAGAAGATGGGGTTATGATGCACAGTTGTATCCATATTAGCTCAAGACATAGGCAGGCCCCCAAGGAACTCAAAACTCTGATACAAATCAAGTTCTGAAGTCATTTCTTTACTTAAGTGAAGGCAGAATACCAAACACTTTGGCTCACAAATgtatttggttttttgttttcttatcccAGGACCTTTTCTATTAGGCATTTGGTAAGAGAATAAACTACTCTGCAGTGATGGAGAGAAAGCAATGAAAAATGTCACCAGTGACCATCCCTTTAAAATTCTTGGTCAGTTCACTGATATTACCACCCAGCACCCACGGAAATATTTATAGAGAAGAGCAAATTACATCAGATAATAGGAGTCAATTTCTCTTTGAAAAAGTTATCAATGTATAAAGATCTCTATTTTGTTTAGTCTTTACTCTGGCAAAATTCTCACTGAAACCAAAACTCCAGGGGGCTAGAATCCTTTTGAAggtgggttgtttgtgttttagttttcaaAGCACTCAAGACATCAACTCTATGTGCTTGCAAGAGCTCTGCAAATGTGCGCACTTTTCATCTATTTCATGTTACCTGTAGAGTCCTTGGGGGATGGTAGATACAAAATTGCCTTCTAGGTAATCCCTATATAAGGTCAACAGAGTGGTACAGGTTCAACCTACACTGAAAAGTAAAATCACAGTATCATGGACATATTGTTGAAGAATGCATAAATTGCCAGGTGACATTTTCGAACCTGACAATTATATCCTACTAATAGCCACCATCAGTGTCAACTTTCAGGAAGCTGTGGAACTGCTTAGAGCCCCCAGCTATGTAGCTGTGACAACATTGGGTAGGGGCGGGGTGCACGGTTTACTGACGCGTGCTTTCCTAATAGAGCATCAGCCTCACATTGGATCCAAGTGTTGTCTTGGAGATGTCTCTTAATTCAACATAAAGTTTCCATTACATTAAACAGACCCCCACTTCCGGCAGCTGGGAAAGAGCGAACAGGTCAGTGGTCTGTACCCTGGCTTCACCCTCGTGGATTCTTGGTTGGTTGGTATGGAAGACTTTGGCTGGCATTTTGGGGATCTGGAGAAGCCCCAAAATAATCACACAGATTGGCTTCTGGATCTGCTTAAAACTAtgtcaggggagcagatgtggcttaagcggtCGAGCTCCCACCTCTTACACggaaggttccaggttcggttcccagtgcctcctgaaaaaacaaaaccaaacaacaagcaaaacaaacaaaaaaacaaactcagggaagccgatgtggccaGCCTTCCACATTTGAGGTTCTGGTTCAGTaactggccccggtacctcaaaaaaacccccaaaactcTGTCAGGCACCCGTGACTGTCCCACCTTAGGAGGACCTGAGCCCGTGGAATTAGTTCTTTCTGGCCAGGGTCCTTCTGACCTGGGCTTTACAAGTGAAGACCCTTCTCAGGATGGTTTCGGGCCAGATCCACCCACCTGAGACCCATGATGGGCAAGCCCTTTCGGTGAATTTTCTTCACTGCAGTCTTCATGTCAGCTGAGAGGCCTGGGAACAAGATGTCCACCTGATTCCCACCAGCTATGTCCTTATGCCTCCTTCCCTGGTGAGAACCTATCTGTATAACCTGTTTGCAACTGCGTGGCATATGGCAACATCACGTACCGTACGGCAAACTTCTGAAACACAAATGCTATGTAACATAGAAATGTACAAATATCCAAGCATCCATTTTTATGCACGATAAATGTAGTGTAGCGTTATCAAAACTTCATCCtggggagtgagtgtagctcagtggtggggcaccttcttcccatgtacaagcaCCCAGGTTCaatttcaatccccagtacctcctcaaaaaaaacaacataaaaaacaTCATCCAGAGGCACACTGAGAAATACTTGGTGCACTGATGCGACAGGACCTTCCCTCTCCATGAACAAGAGAATGGGAGGAGAGATCCAGCCCAAGGTCGTGGACAATGTCAGCAGCTTAATATGGTGTCGGAAAACTCCAGGGCTCGATGCAGACAAGGCACATGCCTACATTGAAATGCAGTGGCAATTCCTTGGGTTCCACTCCTTAGGAGACATCCCCGCTGGGCAGGCATCGGGCCAAATAAAGTAGATCTCCCGAGTCACCACTCACAAAGCACCCACGTGGGagtgatgcatgcaagaagtaaGAACGTGGATGCAGCGCCGCCTGCCGTGTCCCCCTGTGATTTCACTGCACAGGCACGGAAAGATTCGCCCTCTGCTCCTTAGAGTCGATGCCCTCACTTGCAGAGGATACCGTTCtgcagggttttgtttttgtcgGTGATGCAGGACGAGGTGGGCATCTGGGAAAGGTCTTCCTTGATCTTCGGGGAAAGGCCGCTGTGGTTGCTGCTGCTCGATTTGCTTCTGCTGGGTTCGAGAGCAGGCTGGATGGGCGAGGAGCGGGCGCCCTTGCGCCTGACCAGGCAGTTGCAGATGAGGCGGAAGAAGGCACGGCGCATCTCCTTGCTGGCCAGCGTGTAGATGACGGGGTTCATGGCGGAATTGAGCACCGCCAGCGCGATGAACCACTGGGCTTTGAAGAGCACCGCGCACTCCCTCACCTGGCAGGCCACGTCGATGAGGAGGAGGATGAAGAGCGGGGACCAGCAGGCGATGAACACGCTCACGACGATCACCACGGTGCGCAGCAGGGCCATGGACCTCTCCGAGTTGTTGTGGTTGGCCACGTTGCGGCTGCTGGACTTGACCAGGAAATAGATGCGGGCGTAGAGGACGACGATGGCCGCCAGGATGGCGATGAAGATGCTGATGCAGAACGCGATGTACTTCTTGGAGTAGAGAGGCAGGACGGTGGAGCAGTCGGGGAGATTGTGGAGGCAGTTCCAGCCCAGGATGGGCAAAGCACCCAGGGAGAAGGCAATGAGCCAGCACATCCCGATCAGGAGGAAGACGCGGTGCTTCTTGTTGGCATCGTACGGCCTCATTTTGATCATCGTCAAGTGTCTCTCTATGGCGATGGCCAGTAAACTACAGGTGGATGCCCCAAGAGCCACGAACATGCTGCCCTCCCTTATGAACCAGACCGTCGGAGACAGGCTGAACGTCTTCTTGCCGGACATCAAAATGTTGACCTTGTAAGCTATGCCGGCCAGCAGGTCGCAGAGAGCCAGATTGCCGATGAAAAAGTACATGCGGTTGTGAAACTTATTGTTTTTCCAGATGGCAATCAAGACCATCAGGTTCTCCAAGACGATGAAGCTGCAGATGATCAGGAACAGCACGGTGGTGAGCGTGCTGCTCTTGGAGGCGTCCTTCAGCCTGCCCGCCAGCTTCCCCACGTAGTTGTAGTGCTCCTGCAGGGTCTCGTTCCCCCAGGAGGGTCTCTCTTGGGGGGTGAAGACAGTCGCCATCACCTGGAATTCACGGGCAATTAGAGCCAAGGTCCACAAGAGGGCGCTCTAGGAACATCCTCGGGGCACTCTTTTCACGGAAGGACGAGGAACGCGGCTCCGCGGGGGCTGGAATCATGATTTGCTCATCGAACTCCAACAGGGACGTCGAAAACAGGCTCCTGCAAAGGAGATAAAAGGGAAGGGGGCGCCCCCGTTGATAACACTGAACACCACCGAAACAACAATGAGAACAGCGAAGCCCGAGAAAGGCATGGAAAAACTACAGCCCTTGGTCACGGAGGGGCCACGGAGTGGTTTCTAACTACACTGCAGACCTGCAGGTCACTGAGGGAGGCCAGGAAAGTAATTCGCTGTCTGCATTTGCCGGGCTGGGAAATCCAATGACTTAAGCGGCAAGATCACTCAATCATATAATGACGACACACAGACCCTGGTGAAGGCTCCATCAGGAAACTCGAAGCACTAGGAAATGCTGCCCAGGCGGTCCTCAACTACCCCTACAAGCGCTGGTAAACCAGTGTCCCCAGTTAGCAAGAGAGAAACCGAAGATTTTCTCAAAACCCCAAAAAAACTGGTACAGAATCCGCAACGATGCCCCCCAGCACCCCAAGACGGCCCTGATGAATTCTGGGGTGACATCATGGAAAGCAGCCACACTTCCGGGACAGCCTGCCCTGGTACTGGTGCCAGAGCCAGGCCACGGGTTCTGATGGGCGGTAGGTCTGCCCGGGGCCTGACCAGACAGCTGGGGAAGAAAGAACACCCCAAGTGAGCAGCTGTGTCTCAGACCCGTCAGGAAAGGAATCAGTTCCTCTGGAGGTTAAAGCAAGGACAATCAAAAGGACTTCAAGtttgccttaaaaaaaatcaggggcctgacaaatgtggcaaaatgttgaaCGCCGGTGGGCCTGGGAATCTGGGTGGAGGATATGCTGCAATTCTCTGTGTgggttttatattgtttttgcaactgtcctgcaGGTTTGAAGTTATTTCATAATAAATTTAAGAACGAAGAAAATCGAGAGGCCTGAATATTGGGTATAACTGTCTAATTCCCCCAAATGAAAACCAACCCATTTGAGTCAAAAGAACCAATACACGTGGGAGCAGTAGTGAGATGGTGTAGGCAGTGATCCAAAGATCCAGCCTGAGGGCTCCTGGAGGCCACTCGTCACCTGCCCCACCCTGAGCAGGTGAGATCACCTCCAAGTCCCACCTGGCTGCGTTGAAGTGGATCTACCTCCTTCAGGGTTGACTTTGAACACATTATCAAGACAGACATTGTTTTCAGTGGACTCGtttattttaaatgcaatttATGTGCATAGCTCAATAGCCAACTCAGATCAAATGAGGTTCATTTCAAACCGCCTCCTCCGTGTGGCAAGTGaagactttttcctttccacagcccTGAATTTGGCTCAGCGACAAATGGACCCTTCTCTACTGCGATGAGGCTCAACCTTTCGGGACACGAGGGAATTCAAAGGCCTCATCCGCCCACCTGGTTCGTTCTGGGTTCGGAGCCAGGCCCACTGAGGGTTTCGGACGGAGGATCGCAGTCCCCCTGGGAGCTCTGTGGGGGCGGCTGCCCTGCAGGTGGGTgctgcagaggtgcccagggatgcTCTCCTGCCACTCCCGGGCGGCCGGTCCCAGGGCTCGGCGGGTGCTGCCaaagccctcccctcccctttgaTCAGTTCCGGGGGGCCTTGGATTTCCTGACACCTGGAAGAAACAGCCCCATCGTTCCCCTGCAGAGATCCCTGCCAGTGTCATGGAGCTTGTAAGAATCCACCACGTGGGCTCCAGC encodes the following:
- the S1PR3 gene encoding sphingosine 1-phosphate receptor 3; protein product: MATVFTPQERPSWGNETLQEHYNYVGKLAGRLKDASKSSTLTTVLFLIICSFIVLENLMVLIAIWKNNKFHNRMYFFIGNLALCDLLAGIAYKVNILMSGKKTFSLSPTVWFIREGSMFVALGASTCSLLAIAIERHLTMIKMRPYDANKKHRVFLLIGMCWLIAFSLGALPILGWNCLHNLPDCSTVLPLYSKKYIAFCISIFIAILAAIVVLYARIYFLVKSSSRNVANHNNSERSMALLRTVVIVVSVFIACWSPLFILLLIDVACQVRECAVLFKAQWFIALAVLNSAMNPVIYTLASKEMRRAFFRLICNCLVRRKGARSSPIQPALEPSRSKSSSSNHSGLSPKIKEDLSQMPTSSCITDKNKTLQNGILCK